The proteins below are encoded in one region of Salvelinus namaycush isolate Seneca unplaced genomic scaffold, SaNama_1.0 Scaffold872, whole genome shotgun sequence:
- the LOC120043117 gene encoding protein asteroid homolog 1-like — protein sequence MNTVYVHFTEQQEALDSVPSLIGHGINRDNMDAALQALSLGIEEYKPPLGCLERFFNDGKAPDPGHLPNHLSVLPDWTLLPLMKGTLPSYMIYIKLLRPVIQAIQVEDLSFPSGSTTSRPIRQVFYGLLLGESREVEEYDREGKNLTSSKVEAVLPSAARQLQLDTLDKAPHSVRLEVFLETLDVSQSTLNGLPPHLGLPVAVTYYWLRHAHPRPDHPFLQALLLGLVYGELCRQRKSHREEGPVFERLRGLIQRGARSPDLGVAHAFSQWQCCVRDGLDLNQLLCFPLPEPQCAWLYKGTLVHQLVAKLRGGVTPDSLLMEDPSSGQLYRAMLEAILNSQEAETTGQPDGPSADSGAG from the exons ATGAATACTGTGTATGTCCACTTCact GAGCAGCAGGAGGCCTTGGACTCTGTGCCCAGCCTCATCGGTCATGGGATCAACAGAGACAACATGGATGCTGCCCTCCAGGCCCTCTCTCTGGGCATAGAAGAGTACAAGCCTCCACTCGGTTGCCTGGAGCGGTTCTTCAATGATGGCAAGGCTCCTGATCCCGGCCATCTCCCAAACCATCTGAGTGTCCTTCCAGACTGGACCCTGCTGCCGTTGATGAAGGGGACACTTCCCTCCTACATGATATACATTAAGCTGCTGAGGCCAGTGATACAGGCTATCCAAGTGGAAGATCTCAGCTTCCCCAGTGGGAGCACCACCTCTCGGCCCATACGGCAGGTATTCTACGGGCTGCTGCTGGGTGAGAGCAGGGAAGTGGAGGAGTATGACAGGGAAGGCAAGAACCTGACCAGCAGCAAGGTTGAAGCCGTCCTGCCCAGTGCTGCACGACAGCTGCAGCTAGACACACTGGAtaag GCTCCACATTCAGTGCGGCTTGAGGTGTTTTTGGAGACCCTTGATGTGTCCCAGTCCACTTTGAATGGTCTCCCACCTCATCTGGGACTTCCTGTGGCTGTTACCTACTACTGGCTGAGGCACGCCCATCCCCGACCAGACCATCCTTTCCTGCAGGCCCTGCTACTAGGACTGGTGTACGGAGAGCTCTGCAGACAGAGGAAGAGCCATAGAG AGGAGGGACCAGTGTTTGAGAGGTTGAGAGGGCTGATTCAGAGAGgtgctaggagtccagacctgggTGTGGCCCACGCCTTTAGCCAATGGCAGTGCTGCGTGAGGGATGGCCTTGACCTGAACCAACTGCTGTGCTTCCCTCTACCTGAGCCTCAGTGTGCCTG GCTGTACAAGGGAACTCTGGTGCACCAGCTTGTGGCCAAACTGAGAGGGGGGGTGACCCCGGATTCTCTCCTGATGGAAGACCCTTCCTCTGGGCAGCTGTACAGAGCCATGCTGGAAGCCATACTCAACTCCCAGGAAGCTGAGACCACTGGACAACCTGACGGCCCCTCTGCAGATTCTGGCGCTGGATGA